The following proteins are encoded in a genomic region of Coffea eugenioides isolate CCC68of chromosome 6, Ceug_1.0, whole genome shotgun sequence:
- the LOC113775690 gene encoding replication protein A 70 kDa DNA-binding subunit B-like → MPRHISTVLDIDKESDKWTVLIQVVERNHIQYTRKAPPRRIQRFMLTDAQGTKVSAAAYENCIRLFRNLLVPYQRYYISGATIINAVPTYKVSEYPYSWVLHYSTLIERYLEPIPPMLPCPFTFDNFSDAHKHAESDITLISVKALVIYAFPQKETTPDSVTRDFLIVNEEKKLMLLTLWNEFQEYEGNILANTIATAPMIFAMRVKVSTFNSLSLTTIGLSCILINPPVHDELPLREWYSIHKDEVKILLEAKAYKDPEFLLPPPNQEHIKTIHDALISFGTQKTAWIGGTVQLSFGQTRFWYTACSNCLKTVEADTDWIIKCSSCRQEAEVELRCRIGITVTDPTASIQCLISGKEAERLIQLTAAQLKDAEAHGITMNQELSAIMKKYRLICFIKTYETTFQGQLQRRNAIIKAYPTAEVPNISLALLDSPPTLQASETGTTSNTKQKQVIEQQTFTPTAKLLLQEIAESTATKKSFITKSTTAATTSHKLLEDTATSASPNTTPIDETAASPTKKPKQEGKGN, encoded by the exons ATGCCTAGACATATCTCAACTGTGCTGGACATTGACAAAGAATCAGACAAATGGACAGTTCTTATTCAAGTAGTTGAGAGGAATCACATTCAGTACACTCGGAAAGCACCACCTAGAAGGATCCAACGATTCATGCTCACTGATGCCCAA GGAACAAAAGTCTCTGCAGCAGCCTATGAAAATTGCATCCGACTGTTCAGAAATCTGTTAGTTCCATACCAGCGATACTACATCTCTGGTGCAACTATTATCAATGCTGTTCCTACATACAAAGTTAGCGAATATCCGTACTCTTGGGTCCTTCATTACTCAACTTTGATTGAGCGCTACCTCGAACCAATTCCTCCAATGCTTCCATGTCCTTTCACCTTTGACAACTTTTCTGATGCACATAAACATGCAGAATCTGATATTACTCTGATAA GTGTCAAAGCATTGGTCATATATGCCTTCCCACAAAAAGAAACAACTCCAGATTCAGTCACAAGGGATTTTCTCATTGTAAATGAAGA gaaaaaattgatGCTTCTCACTTTATGGAATGAGTTCCAAGAGTATGAAGGCAATATCCTTGCAAACACCATTGCAACTGCTCCTATGATCTTTGCTATGAGAGTGAAAGTCTCTACTTTCAACA GTTTGTCATTAACAACAATAGGACTATCATGCATTCTCATCAATCCACCAGTCCATGACGAATTGCCACTTCGTGAATGGTATAGCATCCATAAAGATGAAGTTAAGATTTTATTGGAAGCAAAAGCATATAAAGATCCAGAATTTCTGCTTCCACCACCAAACCAAGAGCACATCAAGACCATTCATGATGCATTAATCTCATTCGGAACA CAAAAAACAGCATGGATAGGCGGTACAGTGCAATTATCATTTGGCCAAACTCGCTTTTGGTACACTGCATGCTCAAATTGTTTGAAAACTGTTGAAGCAGATACAGATTGGATCATAAAATGTTCATCATGCAGACAAGAAGCCGAAGTGGAACTAAG GTGTCGCATTGGAATAACAGTGACCGATCCAACTGCAAGCATTCAATGCTTAATATCTGGAAAAGAAGCTGAAAGACTGATACAATTGACTGCTGCGCAGCTTAAGGATGCAGAGGCACAT GGAATAACAATGAACCAAGAACTCTCTGCCATCATGAAAAAGTACAGGTTGATCTGTTTTATCAAAACATATGAGACAACTTTTCAAGGACAACTTCAAAGAAGAAATGCAATCATCAAAGCCTACCCAACAGCTGAAGTCCCCAACATATCATTGGCTCTATTAGATTCACCACCAACTCTCCAAGCTTCAGAAACTGGAACAACATCAAACACCAAGCAAAAACAAGTCATAGAACAACAAACGTTCACACCAACAGCCAAGTTGCTCCTTCAAGAAATAGCCGAATCCACTGCTACTAAAAAAAGCTTCATCACTAAATCAACAACTGCTGCAACAACCAGCCACAAACTGCTTGAAGACACTGCTACCTCAGCTTCACCAAATACCACCCCAATCGACGAAACTGCTGCCAGCCCAACAAAGAAACCAAAACAGGAAGGAAAAGGGAATTGA